The following are encoded together in the Nocardioides sp. Arc9.136 genome:
- a CDS encoding acyl-CoA dehydrogenase family protein — translation MRFVLTEDQRDFGGSLDALLSGADTVGAARAWAEGDTAPGLELWRRLAEQGVNALVVPEEHGGMGATAVELVVAFEALGRHGVPGPWVESAAYLPLALADADLLAALAEGAVGTVAEAAHAPYALDAEVADHVFSCTGTTLRTATRGERLRSVDRTRHLTTLVAGDPVPGADLGAALESAVLATSAQLLGCGERLLDDAVAYVKQRRQFGREIGSYQAIKHALADVRIALDFARPLVLGAALGEVPAAAAKVACADAAYLASRTALQVHGAVGYTQELDLSIWITKVRALVTAWGTPAQHRAALLETLVAAAGTPVEA, via the coding sequence ATGAGGTTCGTCCTGACCGAGGACCAGCGGGACTTCGGAGGCTCGCTCGACGCGCTGCTCTCCGGCGCGGACACCGTCGGCGCCGCGCGGGCGTGGGCCGAGGGCGACACCGCACCCGGGCTGGAGCTGTGGAGGCGGCTGGCCGAGCAGGGCGTCAACGCGCTGGTCGTCCCCGAGGAGCACGGCGGGATGGGCGCGACCGCGGTCGAGCTCGTCGTCGCCTTCGAGGCCCTGGGCCGGCACGGCGTCCCCGGCCCCTGGGTCGAGTCCGCGGCGTACCTCCCGCTCGCCCTGGCCGACGCCGACCTGCTCGCCGCCCTCGCGGAGGGCGCGGTCGGCACCGTGGCGGAGGCGGCGCACGCGCCGTACGCCCTCGACGCCGAGGTCGCCGACCACGTCTTCTCCTGCACCGGCACGACGCTGCGGACCGCGACGCGGGGCGAGCGGCTCCGCTCCGTCGACCGGACCCGGCACCTGACCACCCTGGTCGCGGGCGACCCCGTGCCCGGCGCCGACCTCGGCGCTGCGCTGGAGTCGGCCGTCCTGGCCACCTCGGCCCAGCTGCTCGGGTGCGGTGAGCGGCTGCTCGACGACGCAGTCGCCTACGTCAAGCAGCGGCGCCAGTTCGGCCGCGAGATCGGCTCCTATCAGGCGATCAAGCACGCGCTGGCGGACGTGCGGATCGCCCTGGACTTCGCCCGGCCGCTCGTCCTCGGCGCGGCACTCGGCGAGGTCCCGGCCGCGGCGGCCAAGGTCGCCTGCGCGGACGCGGCGTACCTCGCCTCCCGCACGGCGCTGCAGGTGCACGGCGCGGTGGGCTACACCCAGGAGCTCGACCTGAGCATCTGGATCACCAAGGTCCGCGCACTGGTGAC
- a CDS encoding acyl-CoA dehydrogenase family protein, whose amino-acid sequence MDLSLSESELAFQAEARAWLAANVPAEPLPSMDTEAGWKAHQEWEARLAEARWAVVSWPREYHGREASLVEWVVFEEEYYRAGAPGRVSQNGIFLLAPIIFDHGTREQQDRFLPSMATGEQVWAQCWSEPEAGSDLASLRSTARRDEARGGWVLNGQKTWSSRASFAHWGFGLFRSDPEAQRHAGLTYFLFPLDADGITVRPIAQLDGEAGFAEVFFEDVFVPDSDVLGAPGDGWRVAMSTAGNERGLSLRSPGRFCAAADRLVDLYRSTVADGATPAATETAPAHVVDAWLRAQSYRLYTWGTVTRLAAGGDMGTAGSVNKVFWSELDIALHETALDLLGADAEVESRWLDGYTFSLSGPIYAGTNEIQRNIVAERILGLPREPKGAGR is encoded by the coding sequence ATGGACCTGTCCCTGTCCGAGTCCGAGCTGGCCTTCCAGGCCGAGGCGCGGGCGTGGCTGGCCGCCAACGTGCCGGCCGAGCCGCTGCCCTCGATGGACACCGAGGCCGGCTGGAAGGCCCACCAGGAGTGGGAGGCGCGGCTGGCCGAGGCCCGCTGGGCCGTGGTGTCGTGGCCGCGGGAGTACCACGGCCGCGAGGCGTCGCTGGTGGAGTGGGTGGTCTTCGAGGAGGAGTACTACCGCGCCGGCGCACCCGGCCGGGTCTCCCAGAACGGCATCTTCCTGCTCGCGCCGATCATCTTCGACCACGGCACCCGCGAGCAGCAGGACCGCTTCCTGCCCTCGATGGCGACCGGTGAGCAGGTCTGGGCGCAGTGCTGGTCCGAGCCCGAGGCCGGGTCCGACCTGGCCTCACTGCGCTCGACCGCCCGCCGCGACGAGGCCCGGGGCGGGTGGGTACTCAACGGCCAGAAGACCTGGTCCTCGCGTGCCTCCTTCGCCCACTGGGGCTTCGGGCTGTTCCGCTCCGACCCGGAGGCCCAGCGGCACGCCGGGCTGACCTACTTCCTCTTCCCCCTCGACGCCGACGGCATCACGGTGCGCCCGATCGCCCAGCTCGACGGCGAGGCCGGCTTCGCGGAGGTGTTCTTCGAGGACGTGTTCGTCCCCGACTCCGACGTGCTCGGCGCCCCGGGTGACGGCTGGCGGGTCGCGATGTCGACCGCCGGCAACGAGCGCGGCCTCTCGCTGCGCTCCCCCGGCCGGTTCTGCGCCGCCGCCGACCGGCTGGTCGACCTCTACCGGTCGACCGTCGCGGACGGTGCGACCCCGGCCGCCACCGAGACGGCGCCGGCCCACGTGGTCGACGCCTGGCTGCGAGCCCAGTCCTACCGGCTCTACACCTGGGGGACGGTGACCCGGCTCGCCGCGGGCGGTGACATGGGCACCGCCGGGTCGGTGAACAAGGTCTTCTGGTCCGAGCTCGACATCGCCCTCCACGAGACCGCCCTGGACCTGCTCGGCGCCGACGCCGAGGTCGAGTCGCGGTGGCTGGACGGCTACACCTTCTCCCTGTCCGGCCCGATCTACGCGGGCACCAACGAGATCCAGCGCAACATCGTGGCCGAGCGGATCCTCGGCCTGCCGCGCGAGCCGAAGGGGGCCGGTCGATGA
- a CDS encoding FadD3 family acyl-CoA ligase, protein MEQTIPAALGAAADRFGEHPAYVEDGEVVSFLELLRRVRRAARGYVAAGLRPGERVCLWAPNSIDWVVAGLAVTYAGGVLVPLNSRYTAHEVADVVERTRARLVVVADGFLGRTQVADLRATGDLPSVLRVIDLADLGDLDTGSVTTADVDAVAESVSPDDVSDILFTSGTTGRSKGAMSAHRQTVGVARAWGELGGVTGQDRYLVVNPFFHSFGYKVGIVTGLVTGATLYPVATFDLDRTMRLVEEERITVLPGAPTIYQSLLGAPGREERDLTSLRLAVTGAAVVPVVLIERMRRPAPEGLGFDQVVTAFGMTEAVVATMARAGDPAELVARTCGRAIPGMEARIDAAPGEAGELLLRGDYVMLGYLDDEAATAAAIDADGWLHTGDVGTLDEAGNLTITDRLKDMYISGGFNVYPAEVEQLLARLEGVADAAVVGVPDERMGELGAAYVVRAAGPAGEALTAEDVTAYCKERLANFKVPRRVEFIDSLPRNLSGKVLKTQLRSE, encoded by the coding sequence GTGGAGCAGACGATCCCGGCCGCGCTCGGCGCGGCGGCCGACCGCTTCGGCGAGCACCCGGCGTACGTCGAGGACGGCGAGGTGGTCTCGTTCCTCGAGCTGCTGCGTCGCGTGCGCCGCGCGGCCCGCGGGTACGTCGCCGCGGGACTGCGTCCCGGTGAGCGGGTGTGCCTGTGGGCGCCCAACAGCATCGACTGGGTCGTGGCCGGGCTGGCGGTGACGTACGCCGGCGGCGTGCTCGTCCCGCTCAACTCCCGCTACACCGCGCACGAGGTCGCCGACGTGGTCGAGCGGACCCGGGCGCGGCTGGTCGTCGTGGCCGACGGCTTCCTCGGGCGCACCCAGGTCGCGGACCTGCGGGCGACCGGCGACCTGCCCTCGGTCCTGCGGGTCATCGACCTGGCCGACCTCGGGGACCTCGACACCGGGTCGGTCACGACCGCGGACGTCGACGCCGTCGCGGAGTCGGTCTCCCCCGACGACGTGAGCGACATCCTCTTCACCTCCGGCACGACCGGCCGCAGCAAGGGCGCGATGTCGGCGCACCGGCAGACCGTCGGGGTGGCGCGCGCGTGGGGCGAGCTCGGCGGGGTGACCGGCCAGGACCGCTACCTGGTGGTCAACCCGTTCTTCCACTCCTTCGGCTACAAGGTCGGGATCGTCACCGGCCTGGTCACCGGCGCCACGCTCTACCCGGTCGCGACCTTCGACCTCGACCGGACGATGCGCCTGGTCGAGGAGGAGCGGATCACCGTCCTCCCCGGTGCACCGACCATCTACCAGTCGCTCCTGGGCGCGCCCGGCCGCGAGGAGCGCGACCTGACCTCGCTGCGCCTGGCCGTCACCGGCGCGGCCGTCGTCCCGGTCGTCCTGATCGAGCGGATGCGCCGGCCGGCACCCGAGGGCCTCGGCTTCGACCAGGTCGTGACCGCGTTCGGGATGACCGAGGCGGTCGTCGCGACCATGGCCCGCGCCGGCGACCCCGCCGAGCTCGTCGCCCGCACCTGCGGGCGGGCGATCCCCGGCATGGAGGCGCGGATCGACGCGGCCCCCGGCGAGGCCGGCGAGCTGCTGCTGCGCGGTGACTACGTGATGCTCGGCTACCTCGACGACGAGGCCGCCACCGCCGCCGCGATCGACGCCGACGGCTGGCTGCACACCGGCGACGTCGGGACGCTCGACGAGGCCGGGAACCTCACGATCACCGACCGGCTCAAGGACATGTACATCTCGGGCGGCTTCAACGTCTACCCCGCGGAGGTCGAGCAGCTGCTCGCCCGGCTCGAGGGGGTCGCCGACGCCGCGGTCGTCGGGGTCCCGGACGAGCGGATGGGCGAGCTCGGCGCGGCGTACGTCGTCCGCGCGGCCGGCCCCGCGGGCGAGGCGCTCACCGCCGAGGACGTCACGGCGTACTGCAAGGAGCGGCTGGCCAACTTCAAGGTCCCGCGACGCGTCGAGTTCATCGACTCGCTGCCGCGGAACCTGTCCGGCAAGGTGCTCAAGACCCAGCTCAGGAGCGAGTGA
- a CDS encoding acyl-CoA dehydrogenase family protein, producing MDLTYTAEDEAFRTEVRDFLEEHLRGEFAALKGLGGPGRDHEAVEERLAWNRHLAAHGWTCVGWPTEHGGRGLTLSQQVIFHEEYARSNAPARLNHLGEELLGPTLIAFGTPEQQARFLPPIAAVEELWAQGYSEPGAGSDLANVQTRARLEDAADGSGRQEWVVDGQKVWTSNAHFSQWVFVVARTEPGSQRHHGLSFLLVPLDQEGVEVRPIEQLTGGSEFNEVFFTGARTAADLVVGEPGQGWRVAMGLLGFERGVSVLGQVVGFARELEAVVDLAKANGAIDDPLLRDRLADLTVELEVMRFNAMRGLSAVTGGDDSAAGGGAASIFKLVWAAWHKRLGEVAMEVLGTAGLTARGAPYDLDEWQRLFLFARADSIYGGSDEVQRNILAERVLGLPREPKGSTT from the coding sequence GTGGACCTGACCTACACGGCCGAGGACGAGGCCTTCCGTACCGAGGTGCGTGACTTCCTCGAGGAGCACCTGCGTGGTGAGTTCGCCGCGCTCAAGGGCCTCGGCGGGCCCGGGCGCGACCACGAGGCGGTCGAGGAGCGCCTGGCGTGGAACCGGCACCTGGCCGCCCACGGCTGGACCTGCGTGGGCTGGCCGACCGAGCACGGCGGCCGCGGGCTGACGCTGTCCCAGCAAGTGATCTTCCACGAGGAGTACGCCCGCTCGAACGCCCCGGCGCGGCTGAACCACCTCGGTGAGGAGCTGCTCGGGCCGACCCTGATCGCCTTCGGCACCCCCGAGCAGCAGGCGCGCTTCCTCCCGCCGATCGCCGCGGTCGAGGAGCTGTGGGCGCAGGGCTACTCCGAGCCCGGCGCCGGATCGGACCTCGCGAACGTGCAGACCCGCGCCCGGCTCGAGGACGCCGCGGACGGGTCGGGCCGGCAGGAGTGGGTGGTCGACGGGCAGAAGGTGTGGACCTCCAACGCGCACTTCTCCCAGTGGGTCTTCGTCGTGGCCCGCACCGAGCCGGGCTCGCAGCGGCACCACGGGCTCTCGTTCCTGCTCGTGCCGCTGGACCAGGAAGGCGTCGAGGTCCGCCCGATCGAGCAGCTGACCGGCGGGTCGGAGTTCAACGAGGTCTTCTTCACCGGCGCCCGCACCGCTGCCGACCTCGTCGTCGGCGAGCCCGGCCAGGGCTGGCGTGTCGCGATGGGCCTGCTCGGCTTCGAGCGCGGCGTCTCGGTGCTCGGCCAGGTCGTCGGCTTCGCCCGCGAGCTCGAGGCCGTGGTCGACCTCGCCAAGGCCAACGGCGCGATCGACGACCCGCTCCTGCGCGACCGCCTCGCCGACCTCACCGTCGAGCTGGAGGTCATGCGGTTCAACGCGATGCGCGGCCTCTCGGCCGTCACCGGCGGGGACGACTCCGCCGCGGGCGGGGGAGCGGCCTCGATCTTCAAGCTCGTCTGGGCCGCGTGGCACAAGCGGCTCGGCGAGGTCGCCATGGAGGTCCTCGGGACCGCGGGGCTGACCGCCCGCGGCGCGCCGTACGACCTCGACGAGTGGCAACGACTCTTCCTCTTCGCGCGCGCCGACTCGATCTACGGCGGCAGCGACGAGGTGCAGCGCAACATCCTGGCCGAGCGCGTGCTCGGCCTTCCCCGAGAGCCGAAGGGCAGCACCACGTGA
- a CDS encoding SDR family oxidoreductase has translation MTTTETTGPTPPRAEQPAPGYVPGHDLLAGKVVVVTAAAGAGIGAAVVRRVLEEGAKAVVFSDTHARRLAEAEEALAAEFGAERVRQLVCDVTDEAQVAALLDVADELGGVDVMVNNAGLGGTASVLEMTDEQWLRVLDITLTGTFRCVRAAGQRMVAAGKKGVIVNNASVIGWRAQEGQAHYAAAKAGVMALTRCSAIDLAPHGIRVNAVSPSLAMHPFLAKVTSDELLAELKSREAFGRAAEPWEVANVMVFLASDYASYMTGEVVAVSSQQA, from the coding sequence GTGACGACCACCGAGACCACCGGGCCCACCCCGCCCCGCGCCGAGCAGCCGGCCCCCGGCTACGTGCCCGGCCACGACCTGCTCGCCGGGAAGGTGGTCGTCGTGACGGCCGCGGCCGGTGCCGGCATCGGCGCGGCCGTCGTGCGGCGCGTGCTGGAGGAGGGCGCGAAGGCGGTCGTCTTCAGCGACACCCACGCGCGCCGGCTCGCGGAGGCCGAGGAGGCCCTGGCCGCCGAGTTCGGTGCCGAGCGCGTGCGCCAGCTGGTCTGCGACGTGACCGACGAGGCGCAGGTGGCCGCGCTGCTCGACGTCGCCGACGAGCTCGGCGGCGTCGACGTGATGGTGAACAACGCCGGCCTCGGCGGCACCGCCTCGGTGCTGGAGATGACCGACGAGCAGTGGCTCCGGGTCCTCGACATCACCCTGACCGGCACCTTCCGCTGCGTGCGGGCCGCGGGCCAGCGGATGGTCGCCGCGGGCAAGAAGGGCGTCATCGTCAACAACGCCTCGGTGATCGGCTGGCGCGCGCAGGAGGGCCAGGCCCACTACGCCGCGGCCAAGGCCGGCGTCATGGCGCTTACCCGCTGCTCCGCGATCGACCTGGCCCCGCACGGCATCCGGGTCAACGCGGTCTCCCCGAGCCTCGCCATGCACCCGTTCCTGGCCAAGGTCACCTCCGACGAGCTGCTCGCCGAGCTGAAGAGCCGCGAGGCGTTCGGCCGCGCGGCCGAGCCGTGGGAGGTCGCCAACGTGATGGTCTTCCTCGCCAGCGACTACGCGTCGTACATGACCGGCGAGGTCGTCGCGGTCAGCAGCCAGCAGGCCTGA
- a CDS encoding TetR/AcrR family transcriptional regulator yields the protein MSAQARTERPEGTDRRRQLLSIAAELFADKGFKNTTVRDIADAAGILSGSLYHHFDSKESMVDEILSSFQAELFAAYDEVLRSDDDARTKIERAVRLSFEAIDRHRHEVAIFQNEADFLGQQERFDYLAERNAQSREVWITLLEDGLRSGALRADLDVELTYRFIRDTVWVAVRWYRPGGKLTHTDVADQYLTILLDGIAHA from the coding sequence ATGAGCGCGCAGGCCCGCACCGAACGCCCCGAGGGCACCGATCGTCGGCGGCAGCTGCTGTCGATCGCCGCCGAGCTGTTCGCGGACAAGGGCTTCAAGAACACCACCGTCCGCGACATCGCCGACGCCGCGGGCATCCTCTCCGGCAGCCTGTACCACCACTTCGACTCCAAGGAGTCGATGGTCGACGAGATCCTCTCGTCCTTCCAGGCCGAGCTGTTCGCGGCGTACGACGAGGTCCTGCGCAGCGACGACGACGCCCGCACCAAGATCGAGCGGGCCGTGCGCCTCTCCTTCGAGGCCATCGACCGGCACCGCCACGAGGTGGCGATCTTCCAGAACGAGGCCGACTTCCTCGGCCAGCAGGAGCGCTTCGACTACCTCGCCGAGCGCAACGCCCAGTCCCGAGAGGTGTGGATCACCCTCCTCGAGGACGGGCTGAGGTCCGGTGCGCTCCGCGCCGACCTCGACGTCGAGCTCACCTACCGCTTCATCCGCGACACGGTCTGGGTGGCGGTGCGGTGGTACCGCCCCGGCGGGAAGCTCACCCACACCGACGTCGCCGACCAGTACCTCACCATCCTCCTAGACGGGATCGCCCATGCCTGA
- a CDS encoding acetyl-CoA C-acetyltransferase — protein MPEAFIVDAVRTPTGKRGGALAGVHSADLAAHSISALVDRTGVDPGAVDDVILGCCDTIGSQAGDVARTAWLVAGLPDHVPGVTIDRQCGSSQQAVHFAAQGVMSGTQDLVVAGGVQNMSAIPISAAMIVGQQYGFSTPFAESPGWQKRFGDQEVSQFRSAEMIAEKWGHSREQLEAFALASHERALAAIAEGRFANEVVPVALSDGTTFEVDQCPRQTSLEKMASLEPLAPGGRITAAVASQICDASSAVLIASERAVADHGLTPRARVHHLSVRGDDPVWMLTGPIRATRHALERTGLSVDDIDLFECNEAFAPVVLAWMEEIGIPHEKVNVNGGGIALGHPIGATGTRLMTTLLNELERTGGRYGLQTMCEGGGQANVTIIERL, from the coding sequence ATGCCTGAAGCATTCATCGTCGACGCGGTGCGGACGCCGACCGGCAAGCGCGGCGGCGCGCTCGCCGGCGTCCACTCCGCCGACCTCGCCGCCCACTCGATCTCGGCGCTGGTCGACCGGACCGGGGTCGACCCGGGCGCCGTCGACGACGTCATCCTGGGCTGCTGCGACACGATCGGCTCCCAGGCCGGCGACGTCGCGCGCACGGCGTGGCTCGTCGCCGGCCTGCCCGACCACGTCCCGGGCGTGACCATCGACCGCCAGTGCGGGTCCTCCCAGCAGGCGGTCCACTTCGCCGCCCAGGGCGTCATGTCCGGCACCCAGGACCTCGTGGTCGCCGGCGGCGTGCAGAACATGAGCGCCATCCCGATCTCCGCGGCGATGATCGTCGGTCAGCAGTACGGCTTCTCCACGCCGTTCGCGGAGTCCCCGGGCTGGCAGAAGCGGTTCGGCGACCAGGAGGTCAGCCAGTTCCGCTCCGCCGAGATGATCGCCGAGAAGTGGGGCCACTCCCGCGAGCAGCTCGAGGCCTTCGCTCTCGCCTCGCACGAGCGGGCGCTGGCGGCGATCGCCGAGGGCCGGTTCGCGAACGAGGTCGTGCCGGTCGCGCTGTCCGACGGCACGACGTTCGAGGTCGACCAGTGCCCGCGGCAGACGTCGCTGGAGAAGATGGCCTCGCTGGAGCCGCTGGCCCCCGGCGGCCGGATCACCGCCGCCGTCGCCTCGCAGATCTGCGACGCCTCCTCGGCGGTGCTCATCGCCTCCGAGCGGGCCGTCGCCGACCACGGGCTCACCCCGCGGGCGCGCGTCCACCACCTCTCGGTCCGCGGCGACGACCCGGTGTGGATGCTGACCGGTCCCATCCGCGCCACCCGCCACGCGCTGGAGCGGACCGGCCTCTCGGTCGACGACATCGACCTGTTCGAGTGCAACGAGGCGTTCGCCCCGGTCGTCCTGGCCTGGATGGAGGAGATCGGCATCCCGCACGAGAAGGTCAACGTCAACGGCGGCGGGATCGCCCTCGGCCACCCCATCGGCGCCACCGGCACCCGCCTGATGACCACGCTGCTCAACGAGCTGGAGCGCACCGGCGGCCGCTACGGCCTGCAGACGATGTGCGAGGGCGGCGGCCAGGCGAACGTGACGATCATCGAGCGTCTCTGA
- a CDS encoding nitronate monooxygenase family protein yields the protein MIEQLIRTPFTDLTGVRHPVVQTGMGWVSGPRLVSGTANAGGLGILASATMTFAELEQAIIEVKSRTDRPFGVNLRADAADAPDRCRLLIDHGVKVASFALAPKPELIATLKEHGIVVMPSIGAAKHAVKVASWGADAVMVQGGEGGGHTGPVPTTLLLPTVLDAVDIPVVAAGGFFDGRGLAAALSYGAAGVGMGTRFLLTQDSAVPDAVKRLYLERGLTDTVVTAKVDGMPHRMLRTDLVEELEETGTLKRLAPTVRRTLEFKRDSGMSWAALAKDGRAMRKAQGRTLGQVALAANTPTMLKAGLVEGDTSAGVLASGQVVGVIDDLPTCEELVDRIVTRAADELRRAASYVV from the coding sequence GTGATCGAGCAGCTGATCCGCACCCCGTTCACCGACCTGACCGGGGTCCGCCACCCGGTCGTCCAGACCGGCATGGGCTGGGTCTCCGGCCCCCGCCTGGTCAGCGGCACCGCGAACGCCGGCGGCCTGGGCATCCTGGCCAGCGCGACCATGACCTTCGCCGAGCTCGAGCAGGCGATCATCGAGGTCAAGAGCCGCACCGACCGGCCCTTCGGCGTCAACCTCCGCGCCGACGCCGCCGACGCGCCCGACCGGTGCAGGCTGCTCATCGACCACGGCGTGAAGGTGGCGTCGTTCGCCCTCGCCCCCAAGCCCGAGCTGATCGCCACGCTCAAGGAGCACGGCATCGTCGTGATGCCCTCGATCGGAGCGGCCAAGCACGCGGTCAAGGTCGCCTCCTGGGGCGCCGACGCGGTGATGGTGCAGGGCGGCGAGGGCGGCGGCCACACCGGCCCGGTCCCCACGACGCTGCTGCTGCCCACGGTCCTGGACGCCGTCGACATCCCGGTCGTCGCGGCCGGCGGGTTCTTCGACGGCCGCGGCCTCGCCGCAGCGCTGTCGTACGGCGCCGCCGGGGTCGGCATGGGGACGCGGTTCCTCCTCACCCAGGACAGCGCAGTGCCGGACGCCGTCAAGCGGCTCTACCTCGAGCGCGGCCTCACCGACACCGTCGTGACCGCGAAGGTCGACGGCATGCCGCACCGGATGCTGCGCACCGACCTGGTCGAGGAGCTGGAGGAGACCGGCACCCTCAAGCGGCTCGCCCCGACCGTGCGCCGGACGCTGGAGTTCAAGCGCGACAGCGGCATGAGCTGGGCGGCACTGGCCAAGGACGGCCGGGCGATGCGCAAGGCCCAGGGCCGCACCCTCGGCCAGGTGGCGCTCGCCGCCAACACCCCCACCATGCTCAAGGCCGGCCTCGTCGAGGGCGACACGAGCGCGGGGGTGCTCGCGAGCGGCCAGGTCGTCGGCGTCATCGACGACCTGCCGACCTGCGAGGAGCTCGTCGACCGGATCGTGACCCGGGCCGCCGACGAGCTACGCCGCGCCGCGTCGTACGTCGTGTGA
- a CDS encoding CoA-transferase subunit beta, giving the protein MSSTQDIDGAVGVTRADVCAAAIADAFRDDGEIFASPMGMLPMLGVRLAKLTSNPDLVISDGESLFLAGVPPLFAKADVVEGWIPFRKVFDVVAYGKRHVMMGATQVDRHGNQNISAIGDWARPERQLLGSRGAPGNTVNNRTSYWVPKHSTRVFVEAVDIVSGVGPKRAKEAGPGASTYHDVHRIVTNLAVLDVRGADDTVRLLSVHPGVEVDEVRAATGFELEVPTDVPATREPSMEEQVIIREVLDPKGLRFKEVPA; this is encoded by the coding sequence GTGAGCAGCACCCAGGACATCGACGGAGCGGTCGGCGTGACCCGTGCCGACGTGTGCGCGGCGGCCATCGCCGACGCGTTCCGCGACGACGGTGAGATCTTCGCCAGCCCGATGGGGATGCTGCCGATGCTGGGCGTGCGCCTGGCCAAGCTGACGTCCAACCCCGACCTGGTCATCAGCGACGGCGAGTCGCTCTTCCTGGCCGGTGTCCCGCCGCTGTTCGCGAAGGCGGACGTCGTCGAGGGCTGGATCCCCTTCCGGAAGGTCTTCGACGTCGTCGCCTACGGCAAGCGGCACGTGATGATGGGCGCCACCCAGGTCGACCGCCACGGCAACCAGAACATCTCCGCCATCGGCGACTGGGCACGCCCCGAGCGCCAGCTGCTCGGGTCGCGTGGCGCACCGGGCAACACGGTCAACAACCGCACGTCGTACTGGGTCCCCAAGCACTCCACCCGCGTCTTCGTCGAGGCCGTCGACATCGTCTCCGGCGTCGGGCCGAAGCGGGCCAAGGAGGCCGGCCCCGGCGCCTCGACCTACCACGACGTCCACCGGATCGTCACCAACCTCGCGGTGCTCGACGTCCGCGGCGCCGACGACACCGTGCGGCTGCTGAGCGTCCACCCGGGCGTCGAGGTCGACGAGGTGCGCGCGGCGACCGGCTTCGAGCTCGAGGTCCCCACCGACGTTCCCGCCACGCGCGAGCCGTCCATGGAGGAGCAGGTCATCATCCGCGAGGTGCTGGACCCCAAGGGGCTGCGGTTCAAGGAGGTCCCGGCGTGA
- a CDS encoding CoA transferase subunit A has protein sequence MTKGPRDKRMSIDEVVGELRDGMTIGIGGWGPRRKPMALVRAILRSDLQDLTVVSWGGADVGLLARAGKIRKLVYAFVSLDSVPLEPNFQRARQAGTIPELVELDEGMFQTGLQAAAQRLPFLPMRAGLGSDVLVNQPWIRTVTSPYATADGAHEELVAVPALHLDVALVHMNRADAHGNATYLGPDPYFDDLFCMAADRAFVSCEQVVDTAGLTVDAPVQRLLLNRMMVSGVVETPNGAHFTTCTPDYERDERFQRAYAAAAGGSDEDWSAFEQRFLSGDEDAYQAAVAAFAEEGK, from the coding sequence GTGACCAAGGGACCCCGCGACAAGCGGATGAGCATCGACGAGGTCGTCGGCGAGCTGCGCGACGGCATGACCATCGGGATCGGCGGCTGGGGCCCGCGGCGCAAGCCGATGGCACTGGTCCGCGCGATCCTGCGCAGCGACCTCCAGGACCTGACCGTCGTCAGCTGGGGCGGCGCCGACGTCGGCCTGCTCGCGCGCGCCGGCAAGATCCGCAAGCTGGTCTACGCCTTCGTCTCCCTCGACTCCGTCCCGCTGGAGCCGAACTTCCAGCGTGCGCGCCAGGCGGGCACCATCCCCGAGCTCGTCGAGCTCGACGAGGGCATGTTCCAGACCGGCCTCCAGGCCGCCGCCCAGCGGTTGCCGTTCCTGCCGATGCGCGCCGGCCTCGGCTCCGACGTGCTGGTCAACCAGCCGTGGATCAGGACCGTCACGAGCCCCTACGCCACCGCGGACGGCGCCCACGAGGAGCTGGTCGCCGTGCCGGCGCTGCACCTCGACGTGGCCCTCGTCCACATGAACCGCGCCGACGCGCACGGCAACGCGACGTACCTCGGGCCCGACCCGTACTTCGACGACCTCTTCTGCATGGCCGCCGACCGCGCGTTCGTCTCCTGCGAGCAGGTCGTCGACACCGCCGGCCTGACCGTCGACGCCCCGGTCCAGCGACTCCTGCTGAACCGGATGATGGTCAGCGGCGTGGTCGAGACCCCGAACGGCGCCCACTTCACGACCTGCACCCCCGACTACGAGCGCGACGAGCGGTTCCAGCGCGCGTACGCCGCCGCGGCCGGCGGGTCCGACGAGGACTGGTCGGCCTTCGAGCAGAGGTTCCTGTCCGGTGACGAGGACGCCTACCAGGCGGCCGTCGCCGCGTTCGCCGAGGAGGGCAAGTGA